ACGGGCGACCAGATGCGCGTTACCGGCCCCGAGCGACCGCGACCGATCAACGAATAGCCGCTGCTTCACGGTGAGCACCTGCGCCCTGAGCAATCGAGCGGTAGACGGCCAGGACGTGACTCCGATGACCAGGATGATGTTCCACACGTTCCGGCCGAGGATGGAGGCCAGAACGATGGCCAGTGGCAGAAATGGGATGACGAGAAACCATTCGGTGATTCGCATGAGGATCGAATCGATCCGACCGCCAACAAAGCCAGAAATGATTCCCACCACCGACCCGATCGAGATCGTCAAGACCGTGGCAGCCAAACCAACAAAGAGGCTGACTCGCGAACCCCAGACGAACTGAACCCACACGGACCGACGGAGATGGTCGGTGCCGAGGACTCCGTAAGTCCCTGGCGCTGCCCACTGCGGGTTTCCCTGGGCGCGTGCAAACACCGGGTTCAGTTCTCGAACGTCAGCCAGGAGCGGCGCCGTCAACGCCACAATCACGAACACGAGGAGCACGGCAAAACCGATCACCCCCGGCTTCGAGTTACGGAACTGCGTCAAGACTCGCCGGGCGGTCGCCCTTCTTCTCTGCATGGCCAGACTGGTCATGCGCCCTCCACCCGGGGATCAAGCCAGGCATACGCGATGTCGGCGAGAAGATTGAAGAAGATGACGGCCGCGCTAAACAGAAGAAACAACCCCTGAAGCATCGGAAGGTCGGGGCCCCGGATGGCGTCGGCCGTGGCCTTGCCCAAACCGGGCCAGGAAAAAACGGCTTCGACGGCGATCGCCCCGGACAACACAAAGCCGAAGTTGATGGCGATCAACGTGACCACCGGTAAAAGTGCGTTTGGAACTGCGTGTCGATTCCGAACCACAACGTCGCGGAGACCTTTCGCTCTGGCCACCGTGAGGTAATCCTCCCCCATCACGTCAAAGAGCGAACTCCGCGTCACCAGCGCATATTCGCCGAGATAGGCAAGCGTAAGTGTGAGCGCGGGGAGGAAGATGTGGTGGAGGCGATCCAAAAGCAAGGCCACCCCCGTGGCGCTCGTCCCGGCATTGGTCATACCTCCGACCGGGAACCAGCCAAGCACCACGGCGAATCCAACCAGCAGGATCATGCCTAGCCAGAAGTCGGGCATCGAATAGAACACCATGGTGCCCGAGGTGATGGCGTGATCTTTCCACGTGTTACGACGCCAGGCAGCGATGACCCCACCAACCGTTCCGATCACCGCCGATAGCACCGCAGAGATCCCCACCAGCGCCACCGTGGCAGGAATCGCCGACACGATCTCGTTCCACACCGGCTGTCGACTCTGATACGAGATCCCGAAATTGAGCTGGAAGGTCTGGCGAACATAGGCCCAGAACTGCACCCAGAGCGACTCGTCAAGACCGAAAGCGGTACGGAGGTCGGCGATTTT
This portion of the Acidimicrobiia bacterium genome encodes:
- a CDS encoding ABC transporter permease — protein: MTSLAMQRRRATARRVLTQFRNSKPGVIGFAVLLVFVIVALTAPLLADVRELNPVFARAQGNPQWAAPGTYGVLGTDHLRRSVWVQFVWGSRVSLFVGLAATVLTISIGSVVGIISGFVGGRIDSILMRITEWFLVIPFLPLAIVLASILGRNVWNIILVIGVTSWPSTARLLRAQVLTVKQRLFVDRSRSLGAGNAHLVARHILPNVSGLILANATLAVPISILTETTLSFLGLGDPSSASWGKTLEEAFVNGAMVRNAWWYFLPAGVGILAVVLAFTLIGRTLEEIADPRLGQAR
- a CDS encoding ABC transporter permease; this translates as MLATEQPESRGRTRFILKKMLGSLLTLVFVLVFNFVLFRIVQADPIGSLFRGRNVPAAKIADLRTAFGLDESLWVQFWAYVRQTFQLNFGISYQSRQPVWNEIVSAIPATVALVGISAVLSAVIGTVGGVIAAWRRNTWKDHAITSGTMVFYSMPDFWLGMILLVGFAVVLGWFPVGGMTNAGTSATGVALLLDRLHHIFLPALTLTLAYLGEYALVTRSSLFDVMGEDYLTVARAKGLRDVVVRNRHAVPNALLPVVTLIAINFGFVLSGAIAVEAVFSWPGLGKATADAIRGPDLPMLQGLFLLFSAAVIFFNLLADIAYAWLDPRVEGA